TCATAGTTTTTACAAAAATTTTTATAAAAACACAAATTTTTATCTTGTGTCAAATAAAAATAACGTGTAAAAGAAACACCATTACTCTCAATAAACTTTAATGCTTTACCAAGTTCATTGGTCACACATGCACGATTCTCATAAACAGGAATTCCCAAAAAGCTTTCAATCATGTCTTTAATATGCAGATAATGTGTACATCCTAAAAAAATCATATCTCGATTACTAGTTTCAACTTCTAATTTTAACCATCTTAAACATCTCAGTGCATCTTCCTTAAATCTATCTCCATATTCTACAAAATTCACAAGCTCGCTTGCAGACTTTAAGATTAAATCCCAATGACAACTTTTTTCTCTCTTAACAAATTCACTATTAATGGTAAAATCCGTTGCAATTAAAATAACCCTTTTAAATGCAAGACACTTAACTAAATTAACCGAAGGCAAAGTATATATTATAGGAAAACTAAAATTTAATTTGCCATATACACTAATAGAAGCTGTATTACAAGCAATAACAATTGCAACAATGTTACACATTTGTTCCAATTTTGCAATTAACTCTAAAATTTCCTTTAAAAGAAAATCAGAGCTCTTCTCACCATAAGGAAAATTCTTATTATCTGCAATATAGACATAGTTCCTATTAAAAAGTCTTCTATTTATATACTCAAAATAAGAAAGTCCACCAATACCTGAATCAAAAATAACTATAACATCCTTTAAATTGCTCATCAACCTTGCTCAAATTTAAGTATAAAAACTAATTTATTCTCTTTCAATTGCAATTAATAATATTCATTAATTAACAAATCTTAAAACCACAATAATTTATAAAACCACAATAATTTAAACTATAATTAGTATAATACCAAGTTAGATAAGAGGCAAATATGCACAAAAGTATCAAAGAAATTTTAAGTAACCCCGCAATAGATAGTACAATCACAGTAAAAGGATGGATTAGAACAAAACGCAGTAATGGTAAAATCTCGTTTGTAGAAATTAATGATGGATCAAATATTAAAGGAATCCAAGCAGTTATTGATGAAAAAGATCCTCAGTTTAAAGAAAAAGAACTGAAAAAGCTTACAACAGGTGCCAGCATATCTTTAACCGGAATTTTAATATTAAGTCCAGCAAAAGGACAAACCTATGAAATCAAAACAACAAGTTTTAATGTAGTTGGAGAAGCAGATCAAGAAACATATCTTTTACAAAAGAAAAGGCATACCTTTGAATTTTTAAGAGAAATTCCTCATTTAAGAATCCGTACTAACACATTTGGGGCTGTAGCCAGAATTAGAAACCAAATTTCTTATAAAGTTCATGAATATTTCCAAAAAAATGGATTTTTATATATTCATACCCCAATTATTACATCAAACGACGGAGAGGGCGCTGGTGAAATATTCCGTGTCTCTACCCTAGATTTTAATAGCATTGTGAAAGGAAAAGAAGTTGACTTCAAAGATGATTTTTTTGGCAAACAAGCATTCCTCACAGTAACTGGACAACTCCATGGAGAAGCTTATGCAATGGCGTTATCAAAAATATATACATTCGGACCAACATTCAGAGCAGAAAATTCTAATACAACTCGCCATGCCTCAGAATTTTGGATGATTGAACCTGAAATGGCATTCTTTACACTTGAAGATAATATCAATTTAGCAGAAGATTTCCTTAAGTACATTCTAATAGAAACTTTAAATAATTGTAGTCAAGATATGGAATTTTTTGATAATTTTATTGAAAAAGGTTTAATTAAAAAACTTGAAAATATAATAAACTCCAATTTTGAAGTTATTACCTATACCCAAGCTATTAAACAACTTGAGAATGCAACGAAAACATTCGAAGTAAAACCCCACTGGGGGATAGATTTACAAACAGAACATGAAAGGTACTTAACAGAAGAAATTGTAAAAAAACCTACAATCATTATTGATTATCCAAAAGCATTTAAAGCATTCTACATGAAAATGAACGAAGATAACAAAACTGTCAAAGGAATGGACATTTTAGTCCCACGTATCGGAGAAATAATCGGAGGCAGCGAAAGAGAAGATAATCTAGATAAGTTGAATAAAAGAATAAAAGAACTAAACTTAGAAGTAGAAACCCTTAATTGGTACTTAGATTTAAGGAGATTCGGGTCAACACCTCATTCTGGCTTTGGACTTGGACTTGAAAGACTAATACAATATACAACAGGAATGAATAACATTAGAGATGTCATTCCATTCCCAAGAACTCCTAAAACTCTTTATTTCTAATAAGAACCTTTGGAGGAAAAAATTGAAAATCAACATCTTATATAAAATGCTATTAATGTTATCAACGTCCATACTATTTTCGAGTGAACAACTAGAAAATAACATAAAACAACTTTCAAATATAGAGGAAGAAATTATAGATCCAAAACCAAATCACCAATACATTAAAGAAAATCTTAAAATAACTCAATCCAATAAAATAAAATACCCATATAAAAAAGAAGATTACAATCATAAAATTGTCGAGAAAAAAGAAAGAAATCGAAGAATTGATCAAATTAATAAAAAAGATATTAAAAAACCTGAAAATAATATAGTTGAGATAAGAAAAACAAACAAAATATATTATCCCCAAGACAAAACCAATATACAAATATCACATTCAGAACAAAATGTATGGTATAATATAAAGGTTTATCCAACTCATAAAAAAGACAGATTTAAAAAAATAAAAGAACTAAATAAAATTAACATGGAAATAAAAAAAGATTTTGCTTTAATTGGTCCCATCTTAGAAGATAATTTAGGAGAAATAACAAAAGCATTACACATCAGAGGATATAATGAATTAGAATACATAAAAATCAAGCAAAACTAAAGTTTTTTGGACAAAAATCTCAAAATATTACTCAATTCATCATCTAAATTAACAAAATTCAATTTATATTCGTTTTCTGATAAGCCTATTAACTCATGGTTACTATAATGTATCCAAGTATTTAGATCATCTTCACTGGAATATTTATTAACATAATAATCGGGTTTATAATCCATAAATCCACGCTCTTTATAATCATAAACAGCAATCTTAACATTTTGACTATCTATTCCTCTCTTTAAAACTTCCTCTCGCAAATGAATAATTGTACGCCCAGTATCAAAGATATCATCAACAAACAAAACATTATCTCCTGCTCTTAAATATTTTGGATCATAAGTCCATCCATCTATCATTATTTCTTTTTGCTTATTAGAAACATCATATGATCTTGCAACAACAGCAGCATAAAGAAGAGGTTTTTCTACCTTAACAAATTTAAAGAACTCACTAATAATATTACCAAGATAAGCTCCTCCTCTTAAAGAAACATACATAATGTCAGGAATAAAGCCATCTTTATAAATCTTATAAGCAAGCTTAAGACCATTTACCCTTATATCTTCATAAGAAACAAATTTTTTCATCAAGATAACACCTCAAAACATATAAAATTAATATCGCTACCGATATCTTAATCTTCTAAAATTAAAGAATAATTTATATTACTATCTTTAGTCCAAACTTTAATCTAATTATGTTAAGCCTTATTAAAATTTATAAATTACAAAATTATTAACTTAATAGCTAAATAGGCTTAAAGATATTTACTCTTTAAGCCTTATACAAAAATATTATAACACAGTAAAACTTAACTCCTAAAAAGACACTTCAATAGTTTTACCATCTCTTAAAATACTATAAGAATTCTTCTTGAACTCAATAGCATCATAAAAATCCCTTAAGTTTTTAATACTCTTTGAATTAACAACCATAACGATATCTCCTGTTAAAATTTTAGGATTATCACCTAAACTTGAGTCAACACTGTCTACAACAACACCATTAATCCAATTTCTCAAACCAAGTTGAGTCTTAACCTCCTTAGTTAAAGGGTAAACAGTAAAACCAGGTACCAACCTTAAAGTTGAAATATATTCCTTATTATTGTTTATTTTCGGTTTAACATCAAGTTCTATTTCAACATTCTTCTTCTCTTTCCCTCTTAAAATTTCAACTTTAATTTTCTCCTTAGCGTAAAAATCACTAATATAACGAATAACATCATAATAAAAATCCATTGGAACACCGTTAATCTTGCTTACTATATCTCCCGCTCTAAGTCCTGCCTTAAAAGCAGCCATACCATAATAAATACCTGAAATAACTGCAACCGAACTAAAACCATCTTCATAACCTAAACTTTTAATAATTTCTGAATCCCTACCTCTTATATTATAAAAAGCAACTCCCATCCAAGCCGATTCATTCTGCTTACCGCTCATCAAAATATTAAAAATGCTCTTAGCGTCATTAATAGGAATAGCAAATCCAAGCCCAACATTACCACCTCCAATATTAGAAGAGAATATCCAAGTATTGATCCCAATAACTTCTCCCTTAATATTTACAAGAGGTCCTCCAGAATTACCACGATTAATAGCTGCATCTGTTTGAATAAACAAATTCCTTGCTTTTAAATTAGGATTTGCTGAACGATGAAGCCCACTTATAATACCTGCTGTAACTGAAAAACTAAAGGAATGAGGACTCCCCACAGCTATAACCCAATCCCCCACTTCAAGTTTATCACTATCACCAAGTTCAGCTATCTCAATATTTGCATCACCAGATTCAAAACTAATAAGTGCAATATCCTTTTTATCATCCTTACCTATTAGTTTTGCTTTATAACTTTTCTTATCATAAGTTCTAATTTCAAATTCAATAGTATTATCGACAACATGACTATTTGTAAGAACATAAAACAAATTTGATTTTTTAGAATCTTTCCCAATAATTACTCCAGAACCAATCCATTCAGTCTGTCTTTCAACATTAAGTCCTGGCATATCAAAAAAGAAAAGAAAACGAAAAGGATCTCGTGTCTTAACTATCCCAGTAGCATAAATTTCAACAGTTGATGGTAAAATCTTTTTAGACACATTTCGAAAAGAATCTTGAAAAGATTGTACAGCATCACCTTTTTCTTGTGCAAAAACAATAGTACTTTTATCAAAACCTAAATAATATATTCCAACAAAAAATCCACTAATTAAAGCCAAAAAGCTTGCAAAAAATATAGAAATAAAACTTTTATTCATCTTATAGACCTCCTAATATAAACCCAAATCTTTTAAATAACATTTACTTAAAATCATATCTATACATCATATCTATCAAATCCTACTTAAAATTAAAGGCAAACCATCAACAACAGCAACAGTATGCTCAAAATGAGCAGAATAACTAAAATCAGATGCAAACACTGTCCAACCATCACTTTTAACAGAGACTTTATGTCCTCCTAAATTCACCATTGGTTCAATTGCTAAAACCATACCTTCCTGAATCCTAACATTTTTAAAAAAAGACTCATAGTAATTGGGAATACTTGGGTCTTCATGCAAAGCAAACCCAACACCATGCCCTGTATACTCTCTAACAATTCCGAAACCAAATGGTTTAATATAATTTTCTATAGCTTTTGAAATATCTAAGATTCGATTACCAACTTTCATCTCAGTAATTCCTCTATAAAGAGAAGCCTCTGTAATTTCTAATAATTTACTGATCTCAGGGCTTACTTTACCTACTCTAAAAGTCTTAGCCATATCACTATAAAATCCATCCAAAACAATTCCACAATCAACACTAATAATATCCCCTTCTTTAAGTTTTTTATCTCCAGGAATTCCATGAATAACTTCCTCATTTACAGAAGCACAAATAGTTCCCTTAAATCCATTATATCCCTTAAAAGCAGATTTTGCTCCATTTTTAGCAATAAATTCACTAGCAACCAAATCAAGCATTTGAGTGCTAATTCCAGGAGCAACATTTTTTTCAATCTCTAAAAGAGTCTGAGCCAAGAGTTTTGCAGATGCTCTAATTTTCTTAATCTCTTCTCTAGACTTCAATCTTAATTTCAAATATTTAGTTCCTCTCTTTAAGTATTTCCATCATATTCATATAAAGCTTGCCTTTATTAGTTTCATAAAAAGAATGAGAAGTTAAAATGGCCTCTCGTCCTTTTTCAAATTCACCTAAATAAAGATAATTAATTCCCCTCTTCAGATACACTTTTGCCACATCTTCACGTTCTATTAAAGTGATTTTACTTTTATCATCAAGACCGAAAGGTAAAAAATAAACGGCCTTATTAAAATATTCTTCAGATTCTTTGTAATTTTTTTGATAAAATTTTAGAACTCCAAGATTATAATATACACCATACAAATACTTGCCACCTTGATCTTCAAAAATCACATTTTCTGCGGCAATTAAATCTTTTTTAAGAAAAAAATAATAGAACCTATAAAAATAATACCACTCTGGAATCTCACCAACAGGATTATAAAGCCTAAAAAATAAATCCAAATCCTTAAGATCAGAACAAAGAAGCAAATTCCAAGCCAAAAACTGAGCAATGTCAGTACTATAATTTGATCTATAAAATAGACGCCATAAAAAAGATTTTTTAGCCTCATACTTTAAATTAGAATAATTCAAAACAAAATAAAGCTTAAAAAACAAAGGATTA
The DNA window shown above is from Borrelia anserina Es and carries:
- the murI gene encoding glutamate racemase, with protein sequence MSNLKDVIVIFDSGIGGLSYFEYINRRLFNRNYVYIADNKNFPYGEKSSDFLLKEILELIAKLEQMCNIVAIVIACNTASISVYGKLNFSFPIIYTLPSVNLVKCLAFKRVILIATDFTINSEFVKREKSCHWDLILKSASELVNFVEYGDRFKEDALRCLRWLKLEVETSNRDMIFLGCTHYLHIKDMIESFLGIPVYENRACVTNELGKALKFIESNGVSFTRYFYLTQDKNLCFYKNFCKNYDLHFKGIID
- the asnS gene encoding asparagine--tRNA ligase; the encoded protein is MHKSIKEILSNPAIDSTITVKGWIRTKRSNGKISFVEINDGSNIKGIQAVIDEKDPQFKEKELKKLTTGASISLTGILILSPAKGQTYEIKTTSFNVVGEADQETYLLQKKRHTFEFLREIPHLRIRTNTFGAVARIRNQISYKVHEYFQKNGFLYIHTPIITSNDGEGAGEIFRVSTLDFNSIVKGKEVDFKDDFFGKQAFLTVTGQLHGEAYAMALSKIYTFGPTFRAENSNTTRHASEFWMIEPEMAFFTLEDNINLAEDFLKYILIETLNNCSQDMEFFDNFIEKGLIKKLENIINSNFEVITYTQAIKQLENATKTFEVKPHWGIDLQTEHERYLTEEIVKKPTIIIDYPKAFKAFYMKMNEDNKTVKGMDILVPRIGEIIGGSEREDNLDKLNKRIKELNLEVETLNWYLDLRRFGSTPHSGFGLGLERLIQYTTGMNNIRDVIPFPRTPKTLYF
- a CDS encoding phosphoribosyltransferase; translation: MKKFVSYEDIRVNGLKLAYKIYKDGFIPDIMYVSLRGGAYLGNIISEFFKFVKVEKPLLYAAVVARSYDVSNKQKEIMIDGWTYDPKYLRAGDNVLFVDDIFDTGRTIIHLREEVLKRGIDSQNVKIAVYDYKERGFMDYKPDYYVNKYSSEDDLNTWIHYSNHELIGLSENEYKLNFVNLDDELSNILRFLSKKL
- a CDS encoding trypsin-like peptidase domain-containing protein; protein product: MNKSFISIFFASFLALISGFFVGIYYLGFDKSTIVFAQEKGDAVQSFQDSFRNVSKKILPSTVEIYATGIVKTRDPFRFLFFFDMPGLNVERQTEWIGSGVIIGKDSKKSNLFYVLTNSHVVDNTIEFEIRTYDKKSYKAKLIGKDDKKDIALISFESGDANIEIAELGDSDKLEVGDWVIAVGSPHSFSFSVTAGIISGLHRSANPNLKARNLFIQTDAAINRGNSGGPLVNIKGEVIGINTWIFSSNIGGGNVGLGFAIPINDAKSIFNILMSGKQNESAWMGVAFYNIRGRDSEIIKSLGYEDGFSSVAVISGIYYGMAAFKAGLRAGDIVSKINGVPMDFYYDVIRYISDFYAKEKIKVEILRGKEKKNVEIELDVKPKINNNKEYISTLRLVPGFTVYPLTKEVKTQLGLRNWINGVVVDSVDSSLGDNPKILTGDIVMVVNSKSIKNLRDFYDAIEFKKNSYSILRDGKTIEVSF
- the map gene encoding type I methionyl aminopeptidase, yielding MKLRLKSREEIKKIRASAKLLAQTLLEIEKNVAPGISTQMLDLVASEFIAKNGAKSAFKGYNGFKGTICASVNEEVIHGIPGDKKLKEGDIISVDCGIVLDGFYSDMAKTFRVGKVSPEISKLLEITEASLYRGITEMKVGNRILDISKAIENYIKPFGFGIVREYTGHGVGFALHEDPSIPNYYESFFKNVRIQEGMVLAIEPMVNLGGHKVSVKSDGWTVFASDFSYSAHFEHTVAVVDGLPLILSRI